The following is a genomic window from Helicobacter sp. NHP19-003.
AAGAATACCAAACCTTGTTGGGGATTTTCTGCACGCTTATCCAAGTCGCCGCCGTTTTCCTTGACCGCCCCAATTTCTCAGCCACCGCCGCCAAAGAGCGCACGCCAAAAAGTCCTTCATTGTTTCAACACGAGTCTTGTACTCTTGTCTATCCTGCTTGTCTTTTGCCATCGTGGGCGGCATTGTAGCAAAACCGCCAAGAAAACGCAATTTTGACGCGCTTTCACCCGCCCAAACGCTTTAGCCTTTTTGTCCACCTACACGAATGCCCTTTCTACCCCCCTAGAATGCCCCACAATCAACACAATACCCCTAACCTATAAAAACCCCCTTTGCACTCTCCAAAGCGATTTTAGAGGCATTCACACGCAATTCTTGTTTTAATTCAAAACTCTCTCTTGGGGGTTTGGGGGCTTGCCCCCAAGAGCATATAGATCCAAGCGCAAAGCTTGGCTTACAAAATATTTATTAGAGGCCAAATGTGCCGAGCACCCCGAGCTCATTGAAAAACTATTTCCCGTTAAAGCGAAAATCATTAAGGATTTGGCGCAAGTGGTGCTAGCCCATGAGTGGGAAAGCAATGACACAAGCAGCATCAACACTTCCCAACAAACCAAAGACACCCTAAAGCACTTCAGCACTCTCATGGCGAGCTTGCAAGAGATGCTAGACAATGCCCCAAGCCCCACCATCAAAGAGGGGCTAGAATTTGGCATCAAGGATTGCATCGACAAAATGGAGGGGGCACTGACGGCATGGACGGAGTGGATAGACCCCAAGGACAAGCCCAAAGACACCATCCCCATCACCGAGTTCACAAAGCCACAAAGCGCAAAACCACAAGAGGAAAACACTCCACAGCCCCAGCCACAAGAGCCCCCCCAAGAAGTGGCTAAAGAAGTTGTAGCCCAAGAGCCCCAAACAGCCTTAGCGCCCATCGTGCAAGAGCCCCAAGACCTACAAAAACAAGGGCTTTTAGCCCCCCAAAATGCGCCATCTGTCCCGGGCAAAAGCCTAAGCATCGCCAATAAAAGCCAAATCGTCATGCATAACAACATCTACAAGGTGAATCTAGGGCATTTGAGCGAACTTGAAACAAACTTACTTTTTAACCTTTGCCACCGCCTAAAGGACAAGCAAGACACCTTAGTAACTTACACGGCTAAAGAAATTAGAGCATTTGCAGGCGATCCCAAAATGTCTAATAAGAACTTGCTAAAATTATCCATAGATTTAGTGGATAATCTCATCAAGGCAAATTTTAGACAAATTGCCCAAGTTGATGGCGAATTAACATTAATACGCACCGCCACCATTTTTAGCGTTTTTGAGGTGGGCGTAAGGGATCGCGTTGTGGAGTTTTTGAATGTACAGGTCAATGCCCCTCATTTCACCTATCTACTTAATGAGCTAAGTGCAAATTTTACAGCCATGCGCTTAAGTACTTATATGAGCTTAAGCGGCAAATACCCTAAGAATTTATTTAGGCTTTTGGAGCGGTATAAAAACGAGGCGGTGGATGGCGTTTTCCAAGTGCATATGTACCAAAACGACTTAGAGGGTTTTTGCGCCTTCATGGGCGTGCCCAAAGATTTTAGAAAAGACAATATAGACGCTTATGTGCTGAATCCCGCCATTAAAAAACTCACGCAAAAAAGCCCTAAAAAATCTTTCACCCCCCCCTATAAGTCCATTAAAGTGATTAAAAATAAAGCCAAAGCGCAGGGTGCAAAAGTGCTGGGCTACACCTTTGAAGTTACCCTAAACACCCCCGAGCAAGAGCAAGCAAACGAGTTAGAAAAGGGGCAAGAGCCCCACAAAAAACCCAAACGCTTCACCAAACAAGACATCAAAGCCCTAAACGACACCATTGGCATGCAAGGCGCGCTCATCGTCAAAGACCAAGAGGGCAAAGACTTTGCCCTAAATTATGCATGTGTGGTGGATTTTGTCCCCAGCCCTAAAACGCGAGGAATTTGCATACAATTTAGGGTCAATGGGGTTTTAAACCCAAAAATCCTAGCAATAATTGCCCTATATAAAAAACATGAGGGGCTTGGGCTTTAGCTTGCTCTTGTTGTGCTTGGCTGGCTTGCTCTAGCACCTCTTGTATATCAGTAATGAGGGGCTGTCCGTGTCTTTGAGCATAAATCATAGAATTACAAAAATAAGTTTGATTATCAATAAATTGAAGAGTGAGAAGATTGGCAAATGGCTGCCATGGTGTAAGTTAGCGGGGCTGGCAGCAGAGCTAGAGAACGCTGCACAAAGGCTGAGAAAGATGAGTGTTCTAGAAAACACTACAGACTTGGTTTTGAGGGCGATATAAGGTCCAAGACAGAGTCAAAGTTTTTGACTGTTTCCCAAAAGCTATACAACTATGGAAAGATTAAATCTTGCCGTTCTTTTTGAATGGTATTTCGTGGCAAGATGATCTTCTCAAGCCAAATTGAGCCAAAAACCAAGAAAAAGAGCAAAAGACAAAACAATCAGCCAACCAACCCAGAAAATACATAGCGTTTTTAGCCCTATAAAAGGCTTATAGAACGCAAAAAAGATAACATAAGGTAGGGAAACACCATCAAATCCACAAAATCGATTGTAGGCAATCCTAGAGCGTTCTAGGGGCGTATCCCACTCATTAGCTTCTCTCTTGTATTTGCCACACCTATGGGTAAACGCCACAAACTTACAGCATTACTTGAGATCCGCTTATATATAAGGGCAAACAAGACATTCAAACCTTCATTAATGGAATCCTCAGGCTGCTTAGATTCCGTAAAGTCCCAGGCATTTGCTGCGTTGCTAATGAACGAATGGCTGCATGGTTGTTGCCTTTGTTTTGTACTGAATAGGAGCTTTCATGTAGTGTGCAATACAAATCATACGAACCCATACTTTAAGGCGATTATCTTTGGTGATGCTTTCCGAAGCTAGGGGTTGACGCACCACGAGCGGGTAAATAACCATGGCCTGAACCACACCCAAGCGAGTGCTTGGTGTTTGAATCAAAAGCCCAATCACTAAACTAACCCCACCCTTTTAAATCGCCAAGCTCACCAACTTGGCAAAAAGGGCTAAACTAACTTGGGCCGCACGCCTCCCTCGTATTTGATTTCTAACTCCTCAACCCGTTTTTCGAGTTGGGCGATTTTAACCACATGGCGGTTGGGCATCACCACTAGAGGAATGTCTTTAAGTTTGCCTTTAATGCGTTTAGGTCCGTGGTGATCCCACACGGTGGCGATGAGCTCTTCTGGGTTTTGTTCACCCCAAGAGCCGTAGTAGTAAAGATCTTTGGGGGGTTCGTCCTTGACATGCTTTTTGACAAACTCATCATAGGGCAAGCCCCTTTTTAAGCGGGCTTTGCGCTCATTGGCGCGTAGCTGCATAGTCGCCTTTTCATCGACCACGAAGGTTTCTTTATCCCACACGACTTTATAAATTTCAGAGGCGACATGTTCTGAAATGCGCCCGATTTGCAAATCCTCCATGACTAATTCCGGGTCGCGCTCGAGCACATCTCCATAGCCTCCCCCACAGCCCTGCGCGATCATATACAACTCACCCTCTTGGGAGCGGTCAAATTGCAAACCCATATGGTAGGTGGTATAAACCCCGCCTTTAAAGGGGCGTTCATTCATCACGCGCTCCATAGAGAGGTCAAACTCTTCGGGGTTCTTTTTGATGATCTCAAAAATATTGATCCCCTTGACCATTGCTAGAGGGTAGGTCGCGCATCCATAGCCCCCAAAGAGCCCGGGCACACTGGAGAACTTCGCTCCAGAGGTAACGGTCATAAAGCCCCACTCGGGCGTGTTGCGCGCGGCCACAATCATTTCATAGCCCATACCCCCGCGGTATTTGCCAAAGCCCTGATTATCGCGCACCACGCGCTTACTGACTAATTGCAAGAAGGGCACTTCTTCTTCCATCACCTCTTGTTCGCCAATGTCAGCCATCGCACAGAAAAGTGGGGCGACTGCATCCTCGCCATCTCTAAAGGCCTTCGCCCCCCCGCCCATGCCATTTAAGTCCGCACAGAGATTGCCCACCTGTTCGCCATGTTGGGTTTCCCCGCCCCATAAGAAGTCGTTGATCTGATTAAACCAAGGGGCGAGCACATTGGCGTACTTGGTGCGCATGGAAAATTGCAATTTAGCATAGGCGATTTGCAGGGCACTAAAGGCCCTAAAGGAAGCCTGCAAATTCTGCCCGTTGGGCGCGTCATAAGAGCAATCCCCCCAAGTGCCCTCATCGGAGATGATCTCAATGGGAGAAAGCGCACCTGTGGAGCGGGGCAGATCGGGCCACCAGTGGTTTAAAATCGCTTGGGCAAAGAACGCTTTTGTGGAAGCTAGAGGCGAGTTGATGGCGCGGTTGATGATCTCTTTACCAGAGCCCCTTAAATCCACGGTCATGTGATCGCCCTTGACCGTGATTTTACAGGCAAATTTGATGAGGATATTTTCTTTGAGTGTGGAATCCACGAACTGCTCGACTGTGACCATGCCATCTGGCATAGCGGCGATGCGGCGGCGTACCTCATTTTCCACATCTTCGACTGTCATGCGAATCGCACCCACAAAGGCATCGATGCCGTATTCATCGATCATGCGATCCACAATGTCCATCACCCGGCGCACCGCCCCCATTTTAACTTTAATGTCAGCCAGCATCAGCTTTGGATCGCGCGTGGAGTGCTGTAAAAAAGTGAGCAAGTCGCGGCGCAATTTACCCCTCTCTACGATTTTCATGGGACTTCCACGCAAGCCATCATCAAAGGGGGTTTCAGAGCCTGAGGGCATGCCTCCGGGTTCACACGCCCCGTTTTCACCCTCGTGAATGGTCGCGCCCACCCACGCGATGATTTCTCCATTGCGAATCACCGGGGTGAGCATGGACTGGTCTGTGTTGTGCACACATCCAAAGCGCGCGTCATTGTGGAAAAAACCATCGCCCTCGTGAATCCCCACAGTGGGCTCATCTTTCCAATACTTCATGATATAGCGGATCGGGTGGTGCAAAACGGCAGCAAAAGCGATCACCCCGCGGTTAGACATGTAGCACACATCTCCACTAGCCGTATAAACCGCCACGGACAAGTCTGCCCACTTGGCCCCCGGGGCCGCCCCCATGCTCTCGCACATCTCGAAGGCTTCATCTAATGAGCCACTCAAGCGGCGACGAATCCTATCATATAGAAGCGGATCGCCCCCTTTTTTAAGCACCTCATCCTCTAGGGGTGTGCGTTTAGCAATGGAATGGTGGCGCATGATCGCTGGGTCTGGGCCTAAAAACAGCGTGGTTTCGTTCATAAAATCATCCACCCACGCTTGTTCCTCAGCGCTCAATTCCTTTTTATCGCCCCCTTTTTCGTGGGCGTGGTGGTTGTGGGCGTGTGGGTGGTTGTGGGCGTGGACATGAGTCCCTTTCCCTTTATTGTTGTTTGGCATGGGGTTCTCCTTATTTTGCATTGACATTGTCTTTAAGTAACCAAACCGCCCCTTGTGGGGTGGGCTCGATACGCCAATTCTTTTCCACCAAATAGGTCGTACTCTTAGTGGTCACAATGGCTGGGCCATGGATCACATATTCAGCTGTGAGCACGCTTTCATC
Proteins encoded in this region:
- a CDS encoding replication initiation protein; translated protein: MVLAHEWESNDTSSINTSQQTKDTLKHFSTLMASLQEMLDNAPSPTIKEGLEFGIKDCIDKMEGALTAWTEWIDPKDKPKDTIPITEFTKPQSAKPQEENTPQPQPQEPPQEVAKEVVAQEPQTALAPIVQEPQDLQKQGLLAPQNAPSVPGKSLSIANKSQIVMHNNIYKVNLGHLSELETNLLFNLCHRLKDKQDTLVTYTAKEIRAFAGDPKMSNKNLLKLSIDLVDNLIKANFRQIAQVDGELTLIRTATIFSVFEVGVRDRVVEFLNVQVNAPHFTYLLNELSANFTAMRLSTYMSLSGKYPKNLFRLLERYKNEAVDGVFQVHMYQNDLEGFCAFMGVPKDFRKDNIDAYVLNPAIKKLTQKSPKKSFTPPYKSIKVIKNKAKAQGAKVLGYTFEVTLNTPEQEQANELEKGQEPHKKPKRFTKQDIKALNDTIGMQGALIVKDQEGKDFALNYACVVDFVPSPKTRGICIQFRVNGVLNPKILAIIALYKKHEGLGL
- a CDS encoding hydantoinase B/oxoprolinase family protein gives rise to the protein MPNNNKGKGTHVHAHNHPHAHNHHAHEKGGDKKELSAEEQAWVDDFMNETTLFLGPDPAIMRHHSIAKRTPLEDEVLKKGGDPLLYDRIRRRLSGSLDEAFEMCESMGAAPGAKWADLSVAVYTASGDVCYMSNRGVIAFAAVLHHPIRYIMKYWKDEPTVGIHEGDGFFHNDARFGCVHNTDQSMLTPVIRNGEIIAWVGATIHEGENGACEPGGMPSGSETPFDDGLRGSPMKIVERGKLRRDLLTFLQHSTRDPKLMLADIKVKMGAVRRVMDIVDRMIDEYGIDAFVGAIRMTVEDVENEVRRRIAAMPDGMVTVEQFVDSTLKENILIKFACKITVKGDHMTVDLRGSGKEIINRAINSPLASTKAFFAQAILNHWWPDLPRSTGALSPIEIISDEGTWGDCSYDAPNGQNLQASFRAFSALQIAYAKLQFSMRTKYANVLAPWFNQINDFLWGGETQHGEQVGNLCADLNGMGGGAKAFRDGEDAVAPLFCAMADIGEQEVMEEEVPFLQLVSKRVVRDNQGFGKYRGGMGYEMIVAARNTPEWGFMTVTSGAKFSSVPGLFGGYGCATYPLAMVKGINIFEIIKKNPEEFDLSMERVMNERPFKGGVYTTYHMGLQFDRSQEGELYMIAQGCGGGYGDVLERDPELVMEDLQIGRISEHVASEIYKVVWDKETFVVDEKATMQLRANERKARLKRGLPYDEFVKKHVKDEPPKDLYYYGSWGEQNPEELIATVWDHHGPKRIKGKLKDIPLVVMPNRHVVKIAQLEKRVEELEIKYEGGVRPKLV